The sequence below is a genomic window from Alphaproteobacteria bacterium.
GAATTGGCCAAGTCGGCCGATCCCAAGGGCGAGGGCGTCAAGATCGATACCGCCAGCCTGAATATGGAAGGCGCCGAGACCCTGACGCAGGAGGACATGGCCAAGGGACTGCTCTACGCCATGAACAGCTTCCAGCGCGAGGCGGGCAAGGGCTTCAATCTGGCCGATCTGTCGACCAACATCAAAACGCTGGTCGCCAAGGGCGTTTCGGAAGTGAACGGCTTTAAGCGGGTGGTGGCGGAGGGCAAGTTCTTCGTGGCCCTTCAGCCGATCATCGACATCAAGAACGGCGACGTGCATCACTATGAAGCCTTGTGCCGATTCAATACCGCGGTTCCCGGCGAATCGCCCTATCGCTACATCACTTTCGCCGAGGAAACCGGCCTGATCCACGATTTCGATTTGGCGATGGCCAAGAAGGTGGTGGACTGGCTGTCCAAGATGCCGCGCAACAACGACAAATACCGGGTTGCCGTGAATATTTCGGGCTTCTCGATCGGCGTGCCGCAATATGTCGAGGCGCTGCACAAGCTGATCAAGGAAAATCCCTGGACCCAGGGCAAGCTGATGTTCGAGATCACCGAAAGCTCGCGCATGAGCGATCTTGAAGCCGCCAATTCCTTCATTCAGGCCCTGCGCAAGAAAGGCCATCATGTCTGCCTGGACGATTTCGGCGCGGGTGCGGCCAGCTTCCAATATCTGTCGGCGCTGGAAGTCGATGTGGTGAAGATCGACGGCTCGGCGGTCAAGAACGCGCAGAAGGCCCCCAAGGGACGCGCCTTCCTGTCGGCCTTGACCGAACTGTGCACGCGCCTGGGCGTTGAAACCATCGCCGAGATGATCGACACGCCGGAAACTCTGTCCTTCGTGCGCGATTGCCGCTGCGATTACGTGCAGGGCTTTCTGTTCGGCAAGCCTTCGGCCAACCTGACCGATTTCAATCCGCTGCCCAACATCAACTTGTTCAAGCGCCGCCCGGGTTAGTGCCTGTCCGGCTTTCTCCCGTCTTGAAATAGTATGGCTTGACGCCCATCGCTTGGCCGATCTGGCCGATCACGAAATGCATGAGCGGCATGGTGGGTTTGGCGAATTCGGTGTGAACGCAGTCGGCGCGCACTTCGATCACCTTGCATTCGGCCTTGATGAATTCCGCTTCGTTCTTGGTCGAGCGAATGATCAGGCTGACCGGGTTGCCGGGAAAAAAGCCGGTTGCCTTGAATAGAATGCCGTCGGTCGAAATATTGACGACCGGATAGCTGTTGTTGCCGATCTCCACTATCAAATTCTCCGCCAGATAGCGGATGTGTTTGCGCCGTTCTGCCTGGTTGCCCATGGTGCCGCCTTTGCTCTTTGCGGCCTGTTTGACCGCGATTTCCCTCAGCCACATATGTAGGAAGCGTGCTGGGGGGAAAAAGGGGGCTGGACAAAGATGGCAAAGGTTATCGATGCTGTACTTGCCGTCTCCCGGAACCGTCTGGCGCGAAACAAGATTTTATATACCGTCTGGATAAATTGACCTCGGGCGGTTATTCTTGAAAACGAATTTGTCCCTGCTCGGCGGTATGATGAAGACAAAAGAGCGCATGCTTGATCTGTCCGGTCTCACCTTTCTAGTGGTGGACGACAATCGGGATGTGCGTTCCATGTTGCGCGAATTCTTGCGCTGCTTTGGCGCCAAGAAATTCCTGGAAGCCGATGAAGGCGCAGACGCCCTGGCCATTATCGACCACAAGGCGGTGGATATCGTGATCACCAATTGGGAAATGCGCCCCATCGACGGGCTGGAACTGGTGCGGCTGATCCGCAGGCAGCCGACGGTCGAAAAACGCACCCTTCCAGTCATCATGGTTTCCGGCCATTCGACGGCGGCGAATGTCCGTCTGGCCCGCGACCAGGGGGTGACGGAATTTCTGACCAAACCCATTTCGGCCAGCGAGTTGTACAAGCGCGTCGAAGAGGTGATCTTGCGCCCGCGCCCCTTTGTGCGCGC
It includes:
- a CDS encoding sensor domain-containing phosphodiesterase → MSFCWADLLFEMDESGKLAFATGATEPFVGKKAADLVGSNFAELFIPEELPDVQQFLRGVSQRGRFDTSILKLKRKQGLPLPVMAAGYCLDGVFYVALRMRSGSMSSATDRVERNEKTGLVNHEAFSETASQRIKQLAEMGQKAEVSILSLEGFGDLKGRLPGAVADNLLARVGETLRANAVDGDAATQIGDNQFSLVHQNSLDMAQLTAQIQELAKSADPKGEGVKIDTASLNMEGAETLTQEDMAKGLLYAMNSFQREAGKGFNLADLSTNIKTLVAKGVSEVNGFKRVVAEGKFFVALQPIIDIKNGDVHHYEALCRFNTAVPGESPYRYITFAEETGLIHDFDLAMAKKVVDWLSKMPRNNDKYRVAVNISGFSIGVPQYVEALHKLIKENPWTQGKLMFEITESSRMSDLEAANSFIQALRKKGHHVCLDDFGAGAASFQYLSALEVDVVKIDGSAVKNAQKAPKGRAFLSALTELCTRLGVETIAEMIDTPETLSFVRDCRCDYVQGFLFGKPSANLTDFNPLPNINLFKRRPG
- a CDS encoding response regulator, which encodes MMKTKERMLDLSGLTFLVVDDNRDVRSMLREFLRCFGAKKFLEADEGADALAIIDHKAVDIVITNWEMRPIDGLELVRLIRRQPTVEKRTLPVIMVSGHSTAANVRLARDQGVTEFLTKPISASELYKRVEEVILRPRPFVRAPKYIGPCRHRHDKTSYEGPKRRNQDDDLFAATAS